The genomic region GGGTCTGGTGTCaaagaaatttatatttatgtacTCGCTTGTGGGATATATAGAAATGTTATACAGATGCATGTTTGATTTTCTCTCAACACCGTTATATACAGGtagtgtgaatatatatatatggatagGTTATACACGTTGGGATTctctcaacattttttttattttattaaatttattgttttaaataaaattaagattattgttttattttctaaccGCAAGATATGTTCtattatattgttaaaatattttaaacatacaATCAAGTTCATGTATATACCATATATACTACTCTAGCACATTAAGCAAATGCTATCTTAATTAATCTTTATGTAGACCTAcacatgttttttcttttagaatatAGACCTACATATGGTtcaatctttattttaatttacttaatttgGTCACTTACCAAACCTATACAATTGTTATTCAATTTAATCTGGTTACTATGCATAAACGAACTTGCACGCACGTACGCTGAAATGGAAACTGCATTTACTGTTGAATAAATGGTAAACAAATTAGATTGGTCCCTCTTGATATTCGTCAAAGAGAAATATTAATCGAAACCAACATGTGTACGAAAAGAACATGATATAAGATTTTCGTCAAAATTAAgcttcattttatttctttttttacagcaattttatttcttttataacttGATAGTCTATATATCTAATGACTTAGATACTTCAGTGGATGCAAAATTCGTGCCAAATTTTTTCACACTACTTAGCACATATcgaattaaaaaagttttttaattctatataatatttaaactttATATAAATTGCAAATATaacacaatttttaatttaaaatttaaataaataataaaagtaaataaacttACTCATCCAGTTACCTTTTACACGGTCAACGATCATATTTAGTCGTATATAAATaacacaccaaaaaaaaaaatgatttttgaatACACACTTTTCCCTCGCGAGTTTAGCATAGTGAACTCACCTCACCTAGGGTTTTGCATCAGGTAACCGCTTTTCTTCATCAATTCACCGTTTCCTTCCAATGCAACCACGCTGAAATCTTCTCGAATTCATTCactgtttgttttttcttcaattcatTACAGCTTTCGCCGCTATAGCAGAATGGAACTAAATGCGTGCGAGGAATTGGCGAAAATTGCTTCGGATTTCAAGTGCGAGAAGGTTCTCAAAACAGTTGATGAATCAATCGTATGCCCCACTCCACAGAAGAACAAGGAACCCTTAACCGTTAAATCCAGAGAGGGACAAACCAACCTTCCTGAAAAGTGCCTGCCCTAATTCTGCTCTttgcattttttctttaaaatttggtagaaattttgcttttttagtttttgtaagttgagttgtattttaattttcttttttgcagatACTCTACGCTTGCTGATTTGTTTGGTCACATGAGTTGTTCACTCAGATTGCTGCATCTGTGTAAAAAGACTCcaatttttcaaaatgtttgCCGCCAGGTCGAAGTTCTTTCGAAGAggtaattgtttcttttttaaaaattctttaaatgccctaaattaattaatggttatgaatttccattctcttggagtTTTTGATTGATGGGTGAGGAATTGAGTTTAGTATTTTGTTTTCAGGAAATTCTCCCATGCTCATCTTGCGCAGATGAAGTATATACTCCCTAAAAGTGTGTGTATTGATAAGGTGCTTGTTCATGATAAGAAAAGCTTGTGTATGGTACCTGATATGAAGATCACCTTGAAATTTGAGGTTGTGAAAGATTGCTCTGGCGACTCTGCTGATCTGGCTCTTCGACGATATTTTAAATCTAAGCTGATTGATTTCTTTGATATGCATCCTGaggtagtttttttttcttagttgttatccttgtcaattttattttctctctctctctctctctatatatatatatatagaaagcaACAAATTATGCCATGTTGACAATTTAATCTAAATCGTTAGCTGTCgtgtgttattaatttttaagtgcTTGCAGTTGTCAGTCCTAACTTTAATGTGAGGATGTTCTGGAATCATTGATTGTGGATCAAGATTACTATTGTGGACATTTAGATTATCTGCATTGTACTCTATGATGAAGACATACTGCGTGGTATCATGTTATCCTCATTTAAAAATGGGTTGATGGTAATATGAGAGGAGCTATCTGAGATTCTGTGGTTAGGCTTACCTTTGTATAACTGATTTTCCTTGGGTCAGACTCGACTATGCTTTTATTCTTTTAGTTAGCTCGAAAAATTTGAAAGTGTGCTTGATCCAAAAGAACTCATGTtgacaattattttgattttgttgtgaGTTAGGTTGCTGACATTCCAGAGGCCCCACTGCCAGAACCCTTTGGCAAAATATCTTGTAGATCGAATTGTAAAGATTCACATGTTGAAGAATTTACTGGCCAATCCCCGCATGTAAATTCTTCAACGGAACTTTTTTCAATTTCCAATCAAACTGAAATGTTGCCAGAGCAATTGCAATTGTATCCATCTTTCAGTAGACACTTTTCTAGGAAGAATAATACCGACCAGGCAGAAAAGGCTCAGTGTTTTTTACCCACAAAAACTTCTCCATCATCTCATGCATTTGATTTTCTGGATAATGAAGAAAGTGAAAAAACACTGCAGAAAGAATGCGTACCATTATATGATGATGTGGCTAATCCTATTATGGAAAGAGGGCACCAGAAGGAATCATTTTCTATGTCTTTTGAACCTAGTGTTATTAATACACCAGTACATATGATCCACCCTCCCCATTCTGTTACATGCAGTGATTCTGAAAGcccatatttgaaaaatatctcCTGTGCTGCTGATAGTTTTATTGCAGAGACACCTGCCCAGTCAGCACCTGCGAGATTATTGCCCATTTCTGATGTTAAGCTTCAGGACATGCCTACCCAAAAGTCAACATCATCTTATAAGCCAGCAAAAAGAGTGCTTGACTTTTCCCTCATGGAGGACAATGATGGCTTGGGCATTGAAATGGACAAGTTAGAATCTATCAGAGCTCTGCATGAAGTTGATAGCTTCCCTGAATCTAGCAGAGGATGTTCTGAGGATTGCAACTCTTTTGGTTCTGTTTCTGCACCTCAGGAGGTATGACATCTCACACATGTTTGAATTTTTGAGTGATTCTTCATATCATCCTTTTAACAGTCACTAATTATTCcatttcatatgaaacaatttcTTTTCTAATATTGTAATAGTTAATGCTAAACTCTAACTATTTAGGAGGGCTCACATGCATGCATACATGAAAAAAGTGGGATAAATGAGATGTTTATG from Glycine soja cultivar W05 chromosome 16, ASM419377v2, whole genome shotgun sequence harbors:
- the LOC114389264 gene encoding CDT1-like protein b produces the protein MELNACEELAKIASDFKCEKVLKTVDESIVCPTPQKNKEPLTVKSREGQTNLPEKYSTLADLFGHMSCSLRLLHLCKKTPIFQNVCRQVEVLSKRKFSHAHLAQMKYILPKSVCIDKVLVHDKKSLCMVPDMKITLKFEVVKDCSGDSADLALRRYFKSKLIDFFDMHPEVADIPEAPLPEPFGKISCRSNCKDSHVEEFTGQSPHVNSSTELFSISNQTEMLPEQLQLYPSFSRHFSRKNNTDQAEKAQCFLPTKTSPSSHAFDFLDNEESEKTLQKECVPLYDDVANPIMERGHQKESFSMSFEPSVINTPVHMIHPPHSVTCSDSESPYLKNISCAADSFIAETPAQSAPARLLPISDVKLQDMPTQKSTSSYKPAKRVLDFSLMEDNDGLGIEMDKLESIRALHEVDSFPESSRGCSEDCNSFGSVSAPQEAEESLGYASEKITQKQADLDTQHKKPSPLLNLVNVIHSIFQSVQRIPITKEELQHKILMNTLDFVEIREVEEQIEYLEKLVPDWICKKLVATGDTVYCINKVSDLGSVRSRLSSNETV